In a genomic window of Acidobacteriota bacterium:
- a CDS encoding TIGR00282 family metallophosphoesterase, which yields MARFLFVGDVVGKPGRRALSRLLTELIDRHRVDATVVNVENAAGGSGVTPGVLKELSALPIDCMTTGNHAWAKREGVPFYDRMPNLLRPANYPEGNPGGGVFVGELPIGTPYAVVNLEGQTFMKPLPSPFTAADSILAGLDPAIRIVLVDFHAEATSEKQAFAYHLDGRVTAVLGTHTHVPTADARVLPQGTALVTDVGMTGPYDSVIGVRADRALKRFLLNTPSGFEVAKRDVRLAAALVDADEATGRATRIESLLLPVD from the coding sequence ATGGCCCGTTTCCTCTTCGTCGGTGACGTGGTCGGAAAGCCGGGGCGCCGGGCGCTGTCGCGGCTGCTGACGGAGTTGATCGATCGCCACAGGGTCGACGCGACCGTCGTCAACGTCGAAAATGCGGCCGGCGGCAGCGGCGTAACGCCCGGGGTGCTGAAGGAACTCTCGGCACTTCCGATCGACTGCATGACGACGGGCAACCACGCCTGGGCGAAGAGGGAAGGCGTGCCGTTCTACGACCGGATGCCGAACCTGCTGAGGCCCGCGAACTACCCTGAGGGGAATCCCGGGGGCGGCGTCTTCGTCGGCGAGCTGCCGATCGGGACTCCGTACGCGGTGGTCAACCTGGAAGGCCAGACCTTCATGAAGCCGCTGCCCTCGCCGTTCACCGCCGCCGACTCCATCCTGGCCGGTCTGGACCCGGCGATCCGGATCGTCCTGGTCGACTTCCACGCCGAGGCGACGAGCGAGAAGCAGGCGTTCGCCTACCACCTGGACGGCAGGGTGACCGCGGTGCTCGGCACCCACACCCATGTGCCGACCGCCGACGCCCGCGTCCTGCCGCAGGGCACGGCGCTGGTGACGGACGTCGGCATGACCGGCCCCTACGACTCGGTGATCGGCGTGCGCGCCGACCGGGCTCTCAAGCGCTTTCTCCTGAACACGCCGTCAGGCTTCGAGGTCGCCAAACGGGATGTCCGGCTGGCGGCCGCCCTGGTCGACGCGGACGAGGCGACGGGCCGGGCCACCAGGATCGAGTCCCTCCTGCTCCCGGTCGACTGA
- the rny gene encoding ribonuclease Y has product MTETTLIAAGAALATLAAAWLFWSLAGRRSAAKLIEEARRQARGLVEETERDCAAKRREQELAAKEELLTLRSEFERSTVEQRRAMEEQERKLGERSVRSRQKAAALETLEQELNGRQRTLGEAESRLEVERGEVGERLTKVRRQLERVSGLTVQQAREELSHSLEHEVRMESAHMAKRIEDEARESAQREAQRIISLAVERSASDYVSETTVSVVMLPNDEMKGRIIGREGRNIRALELTTGVDLIVDDTPEAVILSGFDPFRREIARVTLERLIADGRIHPARIEEVAAKVKSEFEDRVQREGSEALLELNLSGLHPELITLLGRLRFRTSYGQNVLQHSKEVAFLAGAMAGELKADVHVAKRAGLVHDIGKAVDREIDGTHLEIGIDLLRRYGESEEVVHAMACHHGDYDPETVEAVLVTAADAVSAARPGARREILENYMKRLKKLEDLASKFKGVQKSYAIQAGREVRVIVDCKEISDEQAVWLSRDVARKIESELTYPGQIKVTVIRESRSIEYAR; this is encoded by the coding sequence ATGACGGAAACCACACTGATCGCCGCAGGCGCCGCACTGGCGACGCTGGCGGCTGCCTGGCTGTTTTGGAGCCTTGCCGGACGGCGTAGCGCGGCGAAGTTGATCGAAGAGGCGAGGCGCCAGGCCAGGGGCCTCGTCGAAGAGACCGAGCGCGACTGCGCGGCCAAACGTCGCGAACAGGAGCTGGCGGCGAAGGAGGAGTTGCTGACGCTTCGTTCGGAGTTCGAGCGATCGACGGTCGAGCAGCGCCGGGCGATGGAGGAGCAGGAGCGGAAGCTCGGCGAACGCAGCGTGCGCTCGCGTCAGAAGGCGGCCGCGCTCGAGACGCTCGAGCAGGAACTGAACGGACGGCAGCGGACGCTGGGGGAGGCGGAGAGCCGGCTCGAGGTCGAGCGCGGCGAGGTCGGAGAACGGCTGACGAAGGTTCGCCGGCAACTGGAACGCGTGTCCGGCCTGACCGTGCAGCAGGCGCGCGAGGAGTTGAGCCACAGCCTCGAACACGAGGTGCGCATGGAGTCGGCGCACATGGCCAAGCGGATCGAGGACGAGGCGCGGGAGTCGGCCCAGCGCGAGGCCCAGCGGATCATCAGCCTCGCCGTCGAACGTTCGGCGTCCGACTACGTCTCGGAGACGACGGTCTCGGTCGTCATGCTGCCGAACGACGAGATGAAGGGGCGGATCATCGGCCGCGAGGGGAGGAACATCCGGGCCCTGGAACTGACCACCGGCGTCGACCTGATCGTGGACGACACGCCGGAGGCGGTCATTCTCTCCGGCTTCGACCCGTTCCGGCGGGAGATCGCGCGCGTCACCCTGGAACGGCTGATCGCCGACGGCCGCATCCACCCGGCCCGCATCGAGGAGGTGGCGGCGAAGGTCAAGTCGGAGTTCGAGGATCGGGTGCAGCGCGAGGGCAGCGAGGCCCTGCTGGAGTTGAACCTGTCCGGTCTTCACCCCGAGCTGATCACTCTGCTGGGTCGGCTCCGTTTCCGCACGTCCTACGGCCAGAACGTCCTGCAGCACAGCAAGGAGGTCGCCTTCCTGGCCGGCGCCATGGCGGGCGAACTGAAGGCCGACGTTCACGTCGCCAAGCGCGCCGGCCTGGTCCACGACATCGGCAAGGCGGTGGACCGCGAGATCGACGGCACGCACCTGGAAATCGGCATCGACCTGCTGCGTCGCTACGGCGAGAGCGAGGAGGTGGTGCACGCCATGGCCTGTCACCACGGCGACTACGACCCGGAGACGGTCGAGGCGGTTCTCGTTACTGCCGCCGACGCGGTTTCCGCGGCTCGTCCCGGCGCCCGGCGGGAGATCCTCGAGAACTACATGAAGCGCCTCAAGAAGCTCGAGGACCTGGCATCGAAATTCAAGGGCGTGCAGAAGAGCTACGCGATCCAGGCAGGCCGCGAAGTGCGGGTCATCGTCGACTGCAAGGAGATCAGCGACGAGCAGGCGGTGTGGCTGAGCCGGGACGTGGCGCGGAAGATCGAGAGCGAACTCACGTATCCGGGCCAGATCAAGGTCACCGTGATCCGTGAGTCGCGGTCGATCGAATACGCGCGCTGA
- a CDS encoding acyloxyacyl hydrolase translates to MRRVGYAAVRYPGPRNVAPLLPSFLGLPFARLPLLGLLALLGSLAAPPAFACNADSEHAGPSRADEAGLRVSTGVTDFGRGHETVEVGIEHRFATDWCLGLGPHVGVFVTLDESFFLYAGTDQRINLGRFWFIDTGTSVGFYEKGDGKDIGGEFEFRTGIAIGRRLRDGSRLSFGFFHMSNSSYYRRNPGMNSLLLRWSR, encoded by the coding sequence ATGCGGAGGGTAGGCTACGCGGCCGTGCGCTACCCCGGTCCCCGCAACGTAGCGCCGCTTCTGCCGTCTTTCCTGGGGCTGCCGTTTGCCCGGTTGCCGTTGTTGGGGCTGCTGGCGTTGCTGGGGAGCCTGGCGGCCCCGCCCGCCTTCGCCTGCAACGCGGACTCGGAGCATGCCGGGCCCAGCCGCGCGGACGAGGCCGGTCTGAGAGTCAGCACCGGCGTGACCGACTTCGGCAGGGGCCATGAGACCGTCGAGGTCGGCATCGAGCACCGTTTCGCCACCGACTGGTGCCTGGGGCTGGGTCCCCATGTGGGCGTTTTCGTGACTCTCGACGAGTCGTTCTTCCTCTACGCGGGCACCGACCAGCGGATCAACCTCGGGCGTTTCTGGTTCATCGACACCGGTACCTCCGTGGGTTTCTACGAGAAGGGGGACGGCAAGGACATCGGCGGCGAGTTCGAGTTTCGCACCGGGATCGCGATCGGACGGCGGTTGCGGGACGGGTCGCGCCTGAGCTTCGGCTTCTTCCATATGTCCAACTCGTCCTACTATCGTCGCAACCCGGGAATGAACTCCCTCCTTCTTCGCTGGTCGAGGTAG
- a CDS encoding glycosyltransferase family 2 protein — protein MDGTPADGGRPPISALVTTYNEERHIADCLASLNWCDEVLVVDSFSTDRTPEIVRGCERARFVQRTYYGSASQKNWAMDQTQNEWVLILDADERCTAELRAEITALFRDGEPAHDAYTIKRRVFFLGKVIRFSGWQHDRVVRLLRRDAGRYPNRRVHADMLTRTPAPVLRRPMDHFMVDDLLSYSRRIQRYSWWGAAQLWRDGRRSGAAEVLGRSLWRFLRTYGLQFGVLDGMRGLVFCLLQAYGTYLKWSYVWSWQVNQKRGIEPPLPSFDDSKSTWRGLTELEPGTAK, from the coding sequence GTGGACGGAACGCCGGCAGACGGGGGGCGGCCGCCGATTTCGGCCCTGGTGACCACCTACAACGAGGAACGGCACATCGCCGACTGCCTGGCGTCCCTCAACTGGTGCGACGAAGTGCTGGTCGTCGACTCGTTTTCCACCGACCGCACTCCCGAGATCGTGCGCGGCTGCGAGCGCGCCCGCTTCGTCCAGCGGACCTACTACGGTTCCGCGTCACAGAAGAACTGGGCAATGGACCAGACCCAGAACGAGTGGGTGCTGATTCTCGACGCCGACGAACGCTGCACCGCCGAACTCCGGGCCGAGATCACGGCGCTGTTCCGAGACGGAGAGCCGGCCCACGACGCCTACACGATCAAGCGCCGCGTGTTCTTCCTGGGCAAGGTGATCCGTTTCTCGGGCTGGCAGCACGATCGCGTTGTCCGCCTGCTGCGCCGCGACGCGGGCCGGTACCCGAACCGCCGCGTCCACGCGGACATGCTGACCCGGACGCCAGCGCCGGTGCTCCGGCGCCCCATGGACCACTTCATGGTCGACGACCTGCTCTCCTACTCCCGGAGGATTCAGCGCTACAGCTGGTGGGGAGCCGCCCAGCTCTGGCGCGACGGCCGCCGGTCCGGCGCCGCCGAGGTCCTGGGGCGCTCCCTTTGGCGCTTCCTGCGCACCTACGGCCTGCAGTTCGGCGTGCTCGACGGCATGCGCGGCCTCGTGTTCTGCCTGCTCCAGGCCTACGGCACCTACCTCAAGTGGTCCTACGTCTGGTCCTGGCAGGTGAACCAGAAGCGCGGCATCGAGCCGCCGCTGCCGTCCTTCGACGACAGCAAGAGCACCTGGCGGGGTCTGACCGAACTCGAGCCCGGGACCGCCAAGTAG
- a CDS encoding polyprenyl synthetase family protein — protein sequence MNDFPSFLSALRPEVDEALDRLLPDAGTEPAEVHEAMRYSVFAGGKRVRPALVVLAGEACGGSREDLLTGGAALEMVHTFSLIHDDLPALDDDDLRRGRPTLHRARGEAMAVLAGDALLNRAYEVLGREPASAPPERRLEAVRVVADAVGTAGMIGGQVFDLRHEGDLDGRAEEGRQGAVASLERIHRLKTGALIEASTRLGGVYAGAGPEGIEQLGRIGAELGLLFQIGDDILDEVGSSEELGKTPGKDRQAGKLTYPGLFGVEGSRKKALQAAERCLALIERLPSGRELFRALVAFLVHRGS from the coding sequence GTGAACGACTTCCCCTCCTTCCTCTCCGCCCTCAGACCGGAGGTCGACGAGGCGCTGGACCGGCTGTTGCCTGACGCGGGCACCGAGCCGGCGGAAGTCCACGAGGCGATGCGGTACAGCGTGTTCGCGGGCGGGAAGCGGGTCCGGCCGGCCTTGGTCGTCCTGGCCGGCGAAGCCTGCGGAGGCTCCCGCGAGGACCTGCTGACGGGCGGAGCGGCCCTTGAGATGGTTCACACGTTCAGCCTGATCCATGACGATCTGCCGGCCCTGGACGACGACGACCTGCGGCGGGGGAGGCCGACCCTGCACCGGGCGCGGGGAGAGGCGATGGCGGTGCTCGCCGGCGACGCGCTGCTGAACCGGGCCTACGAGGTCCTTGGCCGCGAACCGGCCTCAGCGCCGCCCGAACGGCGGTTGGAGGCGGTCCGGGTGGTCGCGGACGCGGTCGGCACGGCGGGGATGATTGGCGGCCAGGTCTTCGATCTCCGGCACGAGGGTGACCTGGACGGCCGCGCGGAGGAAGGACGCCAGGGGGCCGTCGCCTCGCTGGAACGGATTCACCGTCTGAAGACGGGGGCCCTGATCGAGGCGAGTACGCGGCTCGGCGGCGTCTACGCGGGCGCGGGACCTGAGGGGATCGAGCAGCTCGGGCGGATCGGCGCCGAGCTGGGCCTCCTGTTTCAGATCGGCGACGACATCCTGGACGAGGTCGGCAGCTCGGAAGAACTCGGCAAGACGCCCGGCAAGGACCGGCAGGCCGGGAAGCTGACGTACCCAGGGCTGTTCGGCGTCGAGGGCAGCCGGAAGAAGGCTCTGCAGGCGGCGGAGCGCTGCCTGGCGCTGATCGAGCGTCTACCCTCCGGTCGCGAGTTGTTCAGGGCCCTGGTCGCCTTCCTGGTCCACCGCGGTTCGTGA
- a CDS encoding TlyA family RNA methyltransferase has protein sequence MKRRLDQLLVERGLFASREQAKRAVMAGWVWVDGERRDKPGTAVSGAAAVEVRGRAEPYVSRGGRKLEQALDAFDVDPAGAVCLDVGASTGGFTDCLLAHGAARVYAVDVGYGQLDAGLRDDPRVVVMERINARHLPSDALPETCRIATVDVSFISVVKVAPALLPHLAAGADVLVLIKPQFEVGRDQVGKGGVVRDDELRRDVAARRIAELGALGLEFRASVDCDLRGPAGNREIFAHFRT, from the coding sequence GTGAAGCGGCGGCTCGATCAACTGCTGGTCGAGCGCGGGCTGTTCGCCAGCCGGGAGCAGGCGAAGCGAGCGGTGATGGCTGGCTGGGTCTGGGTCGACGGGGAGCGCCGGGACAAGCCGGGGACGGCGGTGTCTGGCGCCGCCGCCGTCGAGGTGCGAGGCCGCGCTGAACCCTACGTGTCACGGGGCGGCCGCAAGCTCGAGCAGGCGCTGGACGCGTTCGACGTGGACCCGGCAGGCGCTGTCTGTCTCGATGTCGGCGCCTCGACCGGAGGCTTCACGGACTGCCTGCTGGCGCATGGAGCGGCACGGGTCTACGCCGTTGACGTCGGCTACGGCCAGCTCGACGCGGGTCTGCGAGACGACCCTCGGGTGGTCGTCATGGAGCGGATCAATGCCCGCCACCTGCCATCGGACGCCCTGCCCGAGACCTGCCGGATCGCCACCGTCGACGTCTCCTTCATCTCGGTCGTCAAGGTGGCGCCGGCGTTGCTTCCGCACCTCGCCGCAGGGGCCGACGTGCTGGTCCTGATCAAGCCCCAGTTCGAGGTGGGCAGGGATCAGGTCGGCAAGGGCGGCGTCGTGCGGGACGACGAACTGCGGCGGGACGTCGCCGCCCGGCGGATCGCCGAACTGGGCGCACTGGGGCTCGAGTTCAGAGCCTCGGTAGACTGCGACCTCCGGGGACCGGCAGGCAACCGCGAGATCTTCGCCCACTTCAGGACATGA